GACCTCCGCGCCGGCTGGGCCGCGGCCCTGGGCCCGGACCGCGTCGACGACCTGGAGCGCGACCTGCGGACGGTCACCGCGGACGCCCCGCCGCGCGTCGACGTGCCGGGGTGGCTCGGGCCCTGAGCGGGGGCGGTCAGGTCAGGGTGATCGACAGGGCGGCCGGGCCCGCGCCGCGGCGGGCGGTGACGGTCGTGAGGATCCGGCCGAGCAGGCCGTACTTGCGTCGCACCGCGTCGCGGACCGTGCGCAGGCCGGTCTCGTCGAGCACGCGGGCGGTGCCCGGGACCGCGGGGCCGCCGACGTTCCCGCGGCGGTCGCACACCGCCAGCGTCACCTCGCCGGAGCGGCGGGCGCGCTTGACCTTCCCCGTGCCCTCCATCGTCCAGACGCCGATCGCGCCGCCGTCGAGCGGGACGACCCAGACGGGCGTCGGCACGCCGGTCCCGTCGCGGC
This sequence is a window from Pseudonocardia petroleophila. Protein-coding genes within it:
- a CDS encoding PPOX class F420-dependent oxidoreductase is translated as MTAPTSLADAKFVQLTTFRRDGTGVPTPVWVVPLDGGAIGVWTMEGTGKVKRARRSGEVTLAVCDRRGNVGGPAVPGTARVLDETGLRTVRDAVRRKYGLLGRILTTVTARRGAGPAALSITLT